In Acidobacteriota bacterium, the genomic window CACGGTTGTGCTGGAAGTCGAGAACCGCACCCAGAGTGTCCGGCCCAAAGATGCCGTCGACAATTCCTGCGTCGAAGCCGAGTGCATTGAGTCTTCGTTGAAGGTCGGCGATGTCGTCGCCGCGCGTCATCGGGGAGCGCAAATACAGCAACCGGTCTCCGAGCTGATATCCCGCTTCGACCAAGGAGTTCCAGGTCACCGGTCCTACGTAACCATCGCTGGGAAGACCGCGGACACTTTGAAATGCGCGCACCGCCTCAAGAGTTCCATTTCCGAACACACCGGTCCTGTCGCCGGAGATGTCGTGTCCAAGCGCGCAAAGCCGGTCCTGGATGTCCCGGACCGGCTCGCCTTGATCTCCGTGGTGATAGAGCCTCACAGCTGTATCGTCTCACATCGGAGGACTCAGTTGATGTACTCCGCGATCTCCGCTTCGAGTTGCGCCTTGGAGCGCGCACCGGTGAGTCGCTTCAACGTTTCGCCGTTCTTGAACAACATGAGCGTCGGGATACTCATCACCTGGTAGTTCATCGAGATAGAAGGGTGCTCGTCGATGTTGAGTTTTGCGACATTCAACTTGCCGACGTTCTCGTCCGCGATCTCTTCGAGCGGACCGTTCATGATCTTGCACGGACCACACCATTCCGCCCAAAAGTCAACGAGCACCGGGGTGTCGGACCCGATGATCTCATCAAAGTTCTCGGCTGTTGCTGTAAGAGTGTTCTGACCCACGCCAGTCTCCTTGTTTTCTGTGGCCTTGCATCGCGGAGAAACCCCGCCACAGCGACCGATATTCCGTTCGTCTACTCTGCCTGAGCCAACGACTCGCTTTCAATCCACCGTTCGGCGTCCAACGCAGCTTGGCATCCCATCCCGGCCGCGGTAACCGCTTGGCGGTACACGGTGTCTGCCACGTCTCCTCCTGCGAAGACTCCCTCCACCGAGGTGTGCGTACCGTTTACGAGCACGTAACCTGCATCATCGAGATCGATTTGACCCTTGAAAATGTCGGTGTTTGGTATGTGGCCAATGGCTACGAAAACAAAGCTGACTTTGAGTTCGCTGGTCTCGCCGGTCTGAGTGTCTTCGATTAATGCACCGCTGACCGAGTCATCACCCAGGATCTCGATGACCTTCGAGTTCCACAAGACCTCGATCTTGTCGTGGTTCATGACACGTTGAGCCATGATCTTTGATGCTCGGAACTCGTCGCGCCGGTGGATTACCGTCACCTTCGAGGCGAACTTGGTGAGAAAAAGTGCTTCTTCCATTGCAGAGTCGCCTCCACCCACGACCGCGATTTCCAGACCGCGTGTGAAAAAGCCGTCACATGTGGCGCAGGACGACATGCCGTACCCGCGAAATCTGTCTTCGCCTTCAACACCGAGCCAGCGCGCTGACGCTCCTGTTGAAATCACGATCGCGTCGGCCTCATACTCGTCGGCACCGACAGACACCTTGAATGGACGCTCAGAGAAATCCACCGCAGTCACGTCCGATGACAGGATGCGTGTTCCAAACCGTTCAGCCTGCTTTCTGAACTGTTCCATCAGTTCGGGTCCCATGATGCCGTCGGGAAAACCTGGGTAGTTTTCGACGTCTGTTGTGATCGTCAATTGTCCGCCGGGTTCCATGCCTTCAATCATGAGCGGCTCCATGCCGCCCCGCGCAGCATAAATAGCGGCGGTCAGTCCAGCAGGTCCGGATCCGATTATTAGGAGGTTCTCAGCCATGGGGAGTGTCCTCTCGAGATTCTTTTGGTATTCGCTTACGCCATGCAAACACGCCGATGAGTGTAAATAATCCACCCATTCCTGCAAACGCAACCTCGGTGTCAACGGCGGTGTCGAGAACCCTGAATATGCCGATAACCGACATTACGAAGGCGACCACTCCGAGCACGCCGATCACAATGCCAACTGCCGTCCACCGCACGACATTCGCAACGCGGTCGACTGTCATG contains:
- the trxA gene encoding thioredoxin encodes the protein MGQNTLTATAENFDEIIGSDTPVLVDFWAEWCGPCKIMNGPLEEIADENVGKLNVAKLNIDEHPSISMNYQVMSIPTLMLFKNGETLKRLTGARSKAQLEAEIAEYIN
- the trxB gene encoding thioredoxin-disulfide reductase — translated: MAENLLIIGSGPAGLTAAIYAARGGMEPLMIEGMEPGGQLTITTDVENYPGFPDGIMGPELMEQFRKQAERFGTRILSSDVTAVDFSERPFKVSVGADEYEADAIVISTGASARWLGVEGEDRFRGYGMSSCATCDGFFTRGLEIAVVGGGDSAMEEALFLTKFASKVTVIHRRDEFRASKIMAQRVMNHDKIEVLWNSKVIEILGDDSVSGALIEDTQTGETSELKVSFVFVAIGHIPNTDIFKGQIDLDDAGYVLVNGTHTSVEGVFAGGDVADTVYRQAVTAAGMGCQAALDAERWIESESLAQAE